Genomic window (Kazachstania africana CBS 2517 chromosome 10, complete genome):
CCATTGCATTCTTATTTACCCCTGCAACTACAGTTTTACCTGGTTggtttttgaaaaaaagagctCTAGCAACTGGTATTTCTTTGTTTGGTACAGGCGCTGGTGGTGTCACATAtgcattatcttcaaaCAAACTGATTCAACAATATGGTAACACAGACTGGTGTTTCCGTATGTTAGCTATTTGTACTACTACATGTGCAATTATCGCAACAATTTTGATTAGACAACGTAAACCAGTGAAACCTGTAGGCCTTTCTAAAACTGCCATGattgatgaattcaaatatcttttcCAGTGGAGAGTCATGAAACAGCCTATGGTTATACTCATCGCATTATGGTTCGCTCTAGCTCTGTTTGCATAtaatttaatgatttttaCTTTGTCATCATATGCCAGAGCTCGTGGATTATCTGCTCATCAAGCTACTTCTTTGACAGCCATTTTGAATGGTTCTCAAGCTCTGGGTAGACCAATTATGGGTCTGTCAGGTGACAGGTTAGGAAGAACAAACGTTACAATTGTTCTCACCTGTCTTCTAACCATTTATATGTTTGCATTTTGGATTCCAGCATCTACCTACGTccaattgattttcttctcCATCCTAGTCGGTGTATGTGTTGGTGTTGCTAACGTTATGAGTACCGTTTTAACCGCAGATTTGGTTCCACAGGATGATTTCCTTGCTGCTTGGTGTTTCGTCAACTACTTTTGCGCACCGCTATTATTAGTCTGTGAAGTCATTGCACAAGCTTTAACCACTAATGACAAACACAATCCATATTTACACACACAAATATTTGCTGGTTGTTGTTTTTTCGGTGCCCTTTTACTAGTCATGGCCCTTAGGGAACGTGCTGTGTATACGAAACTATCAGCACGTCAAAAGGCTACTCTCGAGAGGTTGTCTGATAGAAATGATTCTGATTCCattgaagaagacgaagaaaTAGATTGGGACCTATTAGAGAAAAGGAAACTGAAATATGACTTTTTGTTGGGTGCAGGTGTTCAAAGATATTTTGCCAGGTTATGCTACCCTATGAAAGTCTAAAGATGTCGATGACATTAAAATTCGCATTTTGTTGTCTCAACTTTACGCTTTTCAttgtttttattattttatcatcatttgcATTTTGGTTTTAATAGTTAaaacttttattttattcttcCCTTAGACACTAACATATTTTAATCATATACAATTTTTAGTTTAATTACATAATTCACGTAGCTTTTTCAAAGAGGCTGATAATATCatgaaatataatataactttcttttttatgAATTATATAGAAGTGGGTATTGAGTAATATTACAAATGCAAACTAGCGCAGCATTCTTGCGAATCTATTTAAACtctcatcattatcatttttcaaatcatatATGAAATAATAGGCAAAATGCTCAAAGTTTTTATGacaattgatcaattcGGTTGAGATAGAGTTGAATTGGGCGATTAAATCATTTAACTCctcattattttgtaaattcaGCTGTAATAATATAGAATGTGCAATGCTATTAAGGTTGGAGTAAGAAAGAATAAagtttgaaatttcatgcAAAATAATGAGGACTGTTTTGGCATATGACTGCCCTGTCTTGAAACCACGAGTATCTGATGAGAGTAATCTATGTGATAATATGTTGTTCAAAAAAGTATTATGCGTTTCTTCTATTTGATCGATATTGAGATATTCCTCCTCATCTAAACTTGTGTACTTCCTTGTAATTGAAGAATCATTGCTAAAAGTATTGGATATGACGTTTTTATTGGGCCTTAGCATGTACTTCAGTACAACCAACCCAGTAGATGTCTTTGTAGTCTCCATAGAAGCCTTACCTTTATATTTCTCACTTAGTTTAAGTTTTTCATCCAAGTCATCAAAGGCTTTTTCTATAATAAAGAGAAGATAATACGATTCTATCTTATAATTGAATTGTTGTAATTGTGATCTTAATATGGAGAATTTCGATAACTTAAGAAGCAAATCTCTCGCAAGGGGACTATGTAGAGAAAACTTTTTAAAGGATCTTATCAGTTCTTTTGACCTTAACATTTCGTTGTTgtaaaagaaatcatttcttttaaatttccacaaaaaattgaatattctCAGATACTCTTTCCTCCCAGTGTCACGGTTAACGTTCAGCACCACAGATAAAGGTTCGTGTACAATGTATTCTAGTGTGAAAACATCCCATCCCAAAGATCCATGTGTTAAATTTAAGACTCTTGCATCCAGTCTGTTTATTAAGGAGTTATTATCGGAGCGATTTATCCAATTTCTGAATGATGATTGTTGTACAGCATCTTGTAGAATTCTAGATGAAGTGTAGCTAGTTAAAGCAGAAGAGGGCTCATTTAATATATCTTTTCCTTTCAATATAATCATATCAATAAGATCATTCTTACCcattaaaagaatatttttcagcaTGTGAATCGTTTCTgtgaaataaaatttctttcgAAGGATTTCATTTGTAAACCTGACGACTTCGGTATATTGTTCCCTAATTATGGTATAGAATTCTGGGATGAAGTCAGGTGATGATAAGTTTTGGTATTTTAAACTGTATCTTTTCGTGAAATCATTAGACCATTGTAATTCATTACAGTATTTTGTGATAAAGATGTATGTTTTACCTATCATGTAAACTTTTCTGGTCATTTCAATAGGAAAGAACGATAAGTTTTTACTTTCAACAAGTTTGTATGGAATGTAAGTGTTGGTGgaattttcttcctctgtcactttttcaataaaaaattcattgaaagttGTTGTCTCTAATTTACCCAAAAGCAACCAACTAGTCAAATACTCAAAATACAATGACAAAAGAGATTCGTACAGATTTTTAGAGACAGCTCTTATGGAGGGATCTCCATGTGACTTGTTTGAATAGAAGTTTGACAAATACTTGTCACCTGTTatgttttcaaattggttGAGGGTTCTATAATATAATCTGAGTGTATTGATGGATTCAGACAGCTCTAAATATAACGCTTTCAATGTTGTGGCTTTCCCTGAGTTAAATAATGTATTAATGAATCCAGTataattattcaaatttttttctacttCCATGAGCAAAGCTTTTTTCATTGGTGATATTTGATCAATATCTTTCCtgtaattttcaatatcttggCTCAATGACTTATAGATTAGACCAGCTTCGAAAATCAAATGTAAAATTCCACTATCAGCATTCGGAATGTTATAAGGTATCTTTATAGagtcattttcaaaaggaAACATGTCAGATTCTATACCCAAAAGTGTATATGAGATGTTTCTCAAGATTTCTTCCTCAGGTACCATTTTTCTGTAGAAAGGAACTACCAGATTCCTCAATGGTTGtccattattatttatgtGGTTTCCACGATGATTTGTGTAGTGTGAAGATACCATGGATCTCCTATCAGATAATCTGTCCATAGTTTCGAATGAATCTGAAAATATGCTCGGTACTCCAATAGGGACATTAAAGTCATTATAGGAATCTAAATTATCCTTATTTAGAAAGTAAGAGTTGGGTCTTTGATATAAGTTCCTTGGGGATTGTAAGAGTTCTTGCAATTTAACGTAGGCTGTCGAAAGATACCGATCCATTTCCTCTGTATCACGTAGTTGCGCTGCACGAAATATTGTATCTTCAAATCTGTCCCATAAACTTTCACTTTGCGGATTTAGAGGTATAagtctttttattttgtatAGTAGGGATTCTAACTGAGCGATAGTTCGTGTTGGAGATTGTAACATTTGAAGGAGCTCATTGGAAACCAGACGCAATTGGTCATCTGCTATACTTTGCGGAGCCACTAATTCCATCATGAAATACAGCTTATCCTTCAAACTCATAGCcgaaaaaaagaagtttATGTCCCTACCAGCTGTGAAGTATGGAGTGCAATGAAATATGAATTTCTCTTTCGAAACACTCTTTCTTGAAGATACCTTCAATTTGCCAACTTCATCTATCGATACATGTATTTGTTTACTTTCTTCGGGAAACGCCAAAATCTCTTATGTACGCCATTACCCGGAAACACGATCTTGTACTACTAAGCTTTAATAATGGCAAGCTACCAGGACACTTCAGTTCAGAATGCTGAGGTTCGCTAGTTATTGAAGAGCTATATATAGTCTATTGATATACAACATTCCCTACTTCTTTTCTGATTAAATCAGACGCAGAGGTTGAGCGTTTGCTGTAGCCGAGATCTTCCATGGACAGCTCGTAATGATTGAAATTATAGAATTGAACCAACGCCCTTAGTGCAATCTCTTGTCCACACGCATCGTTCAGTTCACGTGGTATATCCTTACCTGTAACCCAATTATCCAtcaattccaatttttcataaagATAAACACCTGAAATCAAATCCATATGTTCCGATTTCCACTTCTTATTCTTAAAAGGGGTCAATTCTTTGACTATCTTCAACATAGGATGATAGATATCTAGGTTAAAGATCCTATAGtactttttgaaaagaaatcCGATAGAGAGCGGCAGGGTTTTCAATCTGTGTATCTTATTTCCCGTTATCTTCCTGAGAATTTTAAGACTGTATgcaaatgaagaaagtatGTGATTGCTAGAAGTTAATGGAGGAGAAGAGATGGATCCTTTGTATGTGGCATTGAATTTAGCGCACTCAGTCCAACATGAATGGTTTACCGTGATGGTCTTATTGAAGACTCGATCCACATACCCTTCTGAGTACTTGGCTAGTAGAGATGTGCATATGTTGACATAACGAGAGTCGTATATTAAAATGGAGAGTTGCTCAAACTTTAATATatgattcaatttcaacCACTTTAATAGTAGATATAATGTGCCCGCAGATGCCCTGAGTGACAATTCTTTGGCTCTCATTATTTCCAATTGTGGTTTTAATGACTCTATAGATGCCTCTAATAGTTCTGTTCGATCTTCATTAAGAGCTTCATCGTTTAACTTGTAATCGATATTGCTCAAATTTGATTCCATagtttgaagaagaacGAAGATTAGAGAATTGAGGCTTGGTAAGCAATTCTGGTAAAAAGAACCAATTCGTTTCATAATTTGCAAATATTCCACCtctttatcatcttcaatagaCAAATAAGATTTAGTTTTAGCCTCATTCCTAGACCATCCACGCTCTTTCAACATGAATATATCTCGTTCCTCCCAAAGTTGCTTTGTACTTAATTTAATCTCTAAATTTTCAGCCAAGATCTTAGAGGCTTCTTCAACACTATACGGGACAAAaacatcattatttttattttttgcaTCAGATTTTAAATTATCTTGGTCAGTAGATGGAAACTTTTCACtcaaatcatcatcttcttcatcatctgaaGGATAAAGATAAGGGTATGCCATATTTGTTTGGAAAGATTTTCGTGCCTTTAAAGAACTTTCACCAAAGGTGCCACGACCGGCTAAATCTGGCGATTGTGGTGGAGATGGGGCTGGCGTCGCAATATGTACCTCCGGGATAGCCAAAGTTAGGTTCATGGAACTTTTGGATTTCGACCTAGGAAtctcaagaaattgagatAATGAGTTTGAATTATCACCTTGCCTGGGTAAATCTTGTTCTGGTAACTCATATTCTGGAAACCTTGACCTGATGTCCTCTCTAAATGCTAGATATTGTAATGGAGAAACTGATAGGTTTGCATTAAAACGGCTATCCTTGGAGTAAATCAGATTGTTATGACTGTATACGCTAGCTTTTGTGCGATTGTAAACCTTTTCATCTCCAAATTGCAGAAGAAGTAACTTAAACAGTAATGAGATCATGTTCCTAATTCGCATTGATAGCCTGCTATGCCAACGCCATTGTTCTATGTACTTTACTAAAAAggataaaatttcagatcGTTCAAAGGCCCCGATAATTTTGTCAACTTCAGTTTTTTTGGTATCTCTCTTTTCTATTGCAACAGTGGTAACAAAATAAAGTATTGTACTTGAATAATAGAATAAAGTTGTGTTTCTTTTCAGGTTAGTCTCGTCATCTTTGCAGGCCATAGCAAGTTCTTTAAAAGTTTCGATAATTGCATCTAAATTATCGCAAAGGAGTAAATTGTTACGTCGTATGTAAGATAACTGTTCAACCATATTATTGCAAGATGCAAAAGTTCCCATCGAGATGTAAGCTAAGGATAAAAGGCTTGATGACTGTTCATTGGATAAGTTTTTTATTAGATTGTCAATTTGTAACTTTGCATAAGTcatattattcaaaaactcTTCCACATTTCCACCCATATGTTCAAATTCTGTTTTAATTTCTGAAAAGTAGGTATAATCGGATGAAGTGAACCATTCAGGTAGTTCGTCCTGTAAGTTACGGAAGTATTTCAATGACCAAGAGAGTTGAGATTTTGATGTAGAAGTAGTGCTTGCATCCGTATCTAGTTCAGCGAGGCGTTTTTCAAGTTTCTTCTGGAAATCTTCACCCATAGGTATGTTGTAGTCCTCTGGATGTGATTCTTGCTCCTTCTGATTTTGATTAGACCTATCTCGAAAGAGTCTTTTtatgtcattttttttgatattattatgatTTGTCGTAACAGGTTTTGATGGCTTAGTTTTAGAAATATCGTTCATAGAAATTGGACCGTCAATTTCGTCCACATTCGCAAACtcctcatcttcttcatcttcatctcCACTGAGGTCCTGTTGATCAGCatcctcttcttccatGTGTTCAGGAGATTGTGGTATCTGAGAAATTGGACCCCTACCCAGCTCGTTTTCAATGCTGTTCATGCCCTTTTCCCTCATGTTATAACTCATTGGCTCGGGACTTAAAAAACGAGGTGATAATCTATCATTTTTCGATATTTCATCCTTGAGCCCAAGAACTGGGCTACTCACtccaattttcaatttgttccTCAACATACTGTCTAAATCCTGCAAAAGATGTGTCTGCTCTTGTCTCTGTTCCTttgcttcttcatcatcatcatcatcatcatcatcatcttgtTCGCCATTGTAGGCATCTCTTCGACCGGGCCTCGATATATCTGCATTGGTGTCATCAGCGAATTTCGGCACTCTTTTCTTACCGTTTGTACGTGTCTCCAGACTTTCCAGAGACCCAGATCGAGCTACTGGTTCTATAGAAATCGATCTGTGATTACCTGCATTGTTGTAATTCATATTACTTTGGTAACTTCACTTATGAGACAGCTAAAATCCCCCCGGAAAAGATTAAATAAGCTAAATTCAGTCCCCTCTTTAATGATGACCTTTATTTCAGTCCTCCTCCGCTTCTTGTTGCTGATTTCTTCCTTTAAGATAGGTGTGTGCAACCTTAAGTTTTCtgaaatttgatcaaagcTGATTTTTCTACCGAGATACTACAACATcgatcttttgaaaaaagatcgATGTAACATATTATAAGACGATTGAACTGTTGTGAGTAGCCACACCTTTTATTAGTGTTTACGAACAGTGAATTTGGTGAGATTATTGCTGATTAGAGGCCAGAATACGAATGAGCATTAGTTTAGAGCAAGTAATTGGTTTCAGAGTGAAGATAACTAATGTTTTAGACGAAGTTACAGAAGGTAAAATATATTCGTTTAACTCTTCTAATAACACGATAACTCTGCAGACTACGCCGATATCAAGGAAGAAAACTCAACATTCCAATCTACATGACTTCAAGATCATTAAGTGCTCTTTTATCAAGGATTTGACTGTCTTGAACACCGAAAAGCCTTCGTTCAATCTGTTTAGAAAACAGTTTATTAAACCTTCTTTCACTAACGTTGAGAGGATCGAGGCAATGTTAAGAGATAGCCTCAATGGCGCAAATAAAACAGCTAGTAATAGTAGTAAAGTATCTCCTGAATGTCAGATGATACTATCTGCAATTAAAAAAACGATATCTGGCACAAGACTGGATGAAGAGGGCAATATTATTGTTCTTGATGCCTTAAAAATCATTTCTCCATACAAACCTGAAAATATTgtgaaattgaataagCATTTAGATGACGACTCACTTTTTTTAgtagaaaaaattgtagGAGCTACCTGGAACAGACATCACCATACTTATGACAAAAACGAGGAAGATGGTAGAAAAGGTGGTTAATAATACATACGTACACGTCGATATAATAGAAGTATATAAAAGTTCATAGCTTGCGTACAACAATTTGAACTGTATCAAATACCTTTATTCCTTTATATGGACCACCCATTGGGCCATCTAATTTATCCCatgataaatttatttggTAGTTACGCTTATCTTCACAATGAGAGTcctctttttcaatgaaacgCATAAATTCGAGGTAAAAATTCAGCCAGCATTTAGCATATACAACTTCTTTTCCAACAATCTTGGTGATTTTACTATCGATTAAAAGTATACCGAATTCTAAtttaatatcatcattgtATTCGATAATAGCATTTTCAGAATGATTGATATTTCGAGATAGTAAatcattgatattaaaattaaGCATTTCAATCAATCCATCtctatttttattgtaacatttgaattttatcttgGGACAATACGATTTGGGAAGTAACTCAAAGAATGGAGAGACAAAATGAATactcaaaatttcatatcGATGTTTATTGAATCTCAAGACTTCTTTCTGCGCTGCTGCGTCTAGAGATAAGAACAGCTCGTGATATTTCAAGTATCGCAATTGCGACCTAATTGTCACACCTTTGCTCACTCCAGGTTTAAATCTACTattcataaaatttctaCAACTATCTTCGACTGAGTAGTGCGaatatttcatcatatATGCAACAGATATGGTTCCGCATCTGCCTTTACCCATTTTACAATGTAAAATTGCCACATTTTTATCGTTTCTCATTAGATATCTGTGTATATCGTCAATGATTTCTTGAAGTAGATAAAATGGTGGAGATGAATGGTCTAGCCATCCAATACGCTTTGGAAATTTGCCTGAAAAATCGTGAACGGTTGAGGCTACATTTTCCATCGTCTGGTAATTTAATGGATCAAGCGTGTTGGTATGTTTTGATGTTAGGTAGTAAAACTCTTTGTCAGAATAATCTAAAACGCTCTTTTCAACTTTAAAGTTGTataatttccaattttttggaCCATGGTTTACATTCATGAACTCAATTAGATCCATTAAGTTGTTTCTATAAATCAGTTTGGGATATTTAACCACTGGATATGAAcaaacaatcaaatttggtaaaatGTATGAAATATCCAATTCAAAGCccaaatcatttttatatttatttattggagaggaaatcaaagattttaaaaaCGTTCCAGCAAATAATGGCCTCTTATCGTCAAATCTGTTCATATCTGGCCATTCACTGGAAGTGCCATGTACTGAGGATAGTGGTCCTTGGATTATTAAAATATGCGACAAGACCTTTTACTTTGTGACATTAGTACCATGAAAATTCTATAGTGGTCACAAATCAGATACACGCGATACAAGTTCATTGCAAACCCACTCTAAAGAAGTCTGTATGGGGGTTGTATCGTCATTATTGAACGCTAGAATACCATCTGCAGTAGCTGGGTTTAATGCGGCTTCCACATCgttgttgatgaaaaattgctGATGCGCTTCTTTATAACCATGGTAGacaaattcatcaaaatagTATGGAGGATCTGTCCAGAATGAATCCAGAGTTTGATAGCCTTTTCTAGAGGCTCTCCTTCTCTTCAGGACATCGTAGGAAGCTCTTATCAAAAGTTTTagatcaaattttgatctgACAGATGCATGATTGAATAGCATGAATCCATCAACAATTACAATTTTGTAGTTCTTGGAAACCATCTTACGGTACTTCTCTTTCAAAGAACCAAGAAAGTCAGCctcaatttgaaatttgctTGGATCATCCACATTGTTATTatgaatcaattttaagGATACCGATCCCGTTCTCTTGATACTgtctaattctttttcaaaggCATCAAAATCCAATGCACCAGCACAGTCCCAATCCTGAATACCGTATTTATCATTCATGGGAATCGCTTCGTCGTGTTTATAGAAATCATCCTGATGGATCAAGACACAGTCAGGTATCAAAGTGGCTGTTAATTTTGCAATTGTAGTCTTCCCACTAGAAGAACACCCTCCTAAAGCAACCAATATCACTTTCTGATCAGGCATACTATACTAGTTCTCGAACAAATTGCGTGAATCCTCTTCTATCAATGACCAGCTCCAGCAATAGCTGCGATTAACTCTTTCATCTGAAAATTGAATACTTCTTTTAGAATGTGAAAAGTTCTCGAAGATTATGCCGAATATCAATTatcaactttgaaaaaaaagagacgTCCAGAAGTTTACGTAAAGAAGTTAAAGTATATAGCATCGGACTGAGAGAGCAAGCCAGTAGGAATAATGGGTTTCTTCATACCACAACAGAACctcaataatttgaaacaCTACAAGTATGTTTTTTTGTGGGCAAGACCACAATCGTTACTGTTATGATCATTACTAACCATAAGAACCTTAAATTAGATATCAAAGTGAAGACCATTCGCTGCTGAGTAATAGTATCCTAAGACCCTTTTGGAGAAAATTTGCTAAGATATTCCCCTTATGGATGGCACCAAATCTGGTCACTTTATCTGGGTTAggattcattattatcaatgTGCTTACCGTACTATATTATGATCCATTTCTAAATCAGAGTTCTCCACGTTGGACCTATTTGTCCTATGCAGTAGGTTTATTCCTTTATCAGACATTTGACGCATGCGATGGTATTCATGCACGTCAGACGGGGCAATCGGGTCCATTAGGTGAGTTGTTTGATCACTGCATTGACTCCATTAATACAACCTTGTCTCTATTTCCCTTCTGTTCATGTATCGGTATGGGATATGGCGTCACTTTTGTTTTAGTTCAGTTCATGTGTCTTTGTAACTTTTACCTAAGTACATGGGAAGAGTATCACACTCATAAGTTATATTTAAGTGAATTTTGTGGCCCCGTCGAAGGTATTATAATGGTTGTTATCTTGTTCCTTCTATCTGCCATATTAGGGCCACAAACCGTATGGcatacaaaattatttgatctCAAAGTAAACGAGACAACTGCATTTAGCATTGAGACCTACCATGTCATGTTGATTTCTTCTGGAGTAGCATTGTtgttcaatattttcacaGCCACCAAGAATGTTAGTGATTATTACATGGAACATAACAAAGCTCTTGAATCAAATGGTagaaatgaaaaggaaTCTGTAGAGGATGATATTGCAAAGGCTTTGGATGGATTAACCCCATTCTTCCTTTACTTCATTTCAGTTTTCTCTTTAGTTCTAGTTGAATCTAGTTTTGTCTCATTATCCTTCATCCTGTCCATTGGTCTTAGCGTTGCATTTGTAGTAGGAAGAATCATAGTGGGCCACTTAACTATGCAATCATTTCCAATGGTTAACCCCCCAATGGTGGTTCCATCCGTTCAATTAGTATTATATTTGATCCTAGTCAAATTCATGGATTACGATAAGTTGGAGGTGATATTTAGTCTATGTTGGTTAGGATTTGGTTTCAGCTTAGGGATTCATTTCATGtttatcaatgaaattctCTACGAGTTCACAAATTACTTGGACGTCTACGCATTATCTATAAAGCATCCAAAGAAATTGTAAGGTTTTTTCTGTAGTAAATGCTATACTATCATATAAATtgttaaaaaaaaacttgc
Coding sequences:
- the CPT1 gene encoding diacylglycerol cholinephosphotransferase (similar to Saccharomyces cerevisiae EPT1 (YHR123W) and CPT1 (YNL130C); ancestral locus Anc_2.138) codes for the protein MGFFIPQQNLNNLKHYKYQSEDHSLLSNSILRPFWRKFAKIFPLWMAPNLVTLSGLGFIIINVLTVLYYDPFLNQSSPRWTYLSYAVGLFLYQTFDACDGIHARQTGQSGPLGELFDHCIDSINTTLSLFPFCSCIGMGYGVTFVLVQFMCLCNFYLSTWEEYHTHKLYLSEFCGPVEGIIMVVILFLLSAILGPQTVWHTKLFDLKVNETTAFSIETYHVMLISSGVALLFNIFTATKNVSDYYMEHNKALESNGRNEKESVEDDIAKALDGLTPFFLYFISVFSLVLVESSFVSLSFILSIGLSVAFVVGRIIVGHLTMQSFPMVNPPMVVPSVQLVLYLILVKFMDYDKLEVIFSLCWLGFGFSLGIHFMFINEILYEFTNYLDVYALSIKHPKKL